One segment of Thermodesulfovibrio sp. 3907-1M DNA contains the following:
- a CDS encoding bile acid:sodium symporter: protein MRRFLEKLHNFKLLPFFVIISMIIGIAIGKWYGISNFELTPPIDAIKAIFKGTYEFSLPNTLALGVVVGLFMMMYPAMANIKFEDLGKAAKSPRQLAIVAFFNYAVAPFFMLLLAKLFLSGEQDLYTGLVLYGLAPCIAMVIVFTYLAGGNGPLAIILVAFNSIVQMLLIPVYAKLLLGDVKFDVWVVGESVVLYLGVPLLAGMLTRFLGVKRFGEEWFKKLKFYLIPCQFWDFYLL from the coding sequence ATGAGAAGATTTCTTGAAAAGCTGCACAATTTTAAACTGCTTCCTTTTTTCGTTATTATCAGCATGATTATTGGAATTGCCATAGGAAAGTGGTATGGTATATCAAATTTTGAACTTACACCACCAATTGATGCCATAAAGGCAATTTTTAAGGGCACCTATGAATTCAGTTTGCCAAATACGCTTGCTCTTGGAGTAGTGGTAGGTCTTTTTATGATGATGTATCCTGCCATGGCAAATATAAAATTTGAAGATCTTGGAAAAGCTGCTAAGTCACCAAGACAACTTGCAATTGTTGCCTTTTTTAATTATGCAGTAGCTCCGTTTTTTATGCTTCTGCTAGCAAAGCTTTTCTTGAGCGGAGAGCAAGATTTATATACAGGATTGGTTCTTTACGGACTTGCACCATGCATTGCAATGGTAATTGTTTTTACCTATCTTGCAGGAGGAAATGGTCCCCTTGCAATAATTCTTGTTGCTTTTAACTCCATTGTTCAGATGCTTTTAATTCCTGTTTATGCAAAATTGCTTCTTGGAGATGTTAAGTTTGATGTTTGGGTGGTGGGTGAAAGCGTTGTTTTATATCTTGGAGTGCCTCTGTTGGCTGGAATGCTTACAAGATTTTTAGGAGTCAAAAGATTTGGTGAAGAGTGGTTTAAAAAACTGAAATTTTATCTAATACCATGTCAATTTTGGGACTTCTATTTACTCTGA
- a CDS encoding energy transducer TonB — MKTVYINKIQHFIVLSMFLHLLLFVAFSSFAKVSKEHQEIDIFIINDVVRSIKDSTTQVSAKKNHIEKTQSTAKSAEDTKIVEEKTQHTILSFPSSHSESLEKKSSAGSISTSNTEKTGIVDAEFGTTYGPKFLYREIPVYPQIARRLGKEGKVVLRLTINEKGELLNVEVIEGAPYGFTESAVEAVKKSKFSPAIKNGKPVACRAILPVRFVLK; from the coding sequence ATGAAGACAGTTTATATAAATAAAATTCAACATTTTATTGTGCTTTCAATGTTTTTACATCTCTTACTTTTTGTGGCATTCTCAAGTTTTGCAAAGGTAAGCAAAGAGCATCAGGAGATTGATATTTTTATAATAAACGATGTTGTTAGGTCCATTAAGGATTCAACAACTCAGGTTTCAGCAAAAAAGAATCATATTGAAAAAACACAGTCTACTGCTAAATCTGCTGAGGATACAAAAATTGTAGAAGAAAAAACACAACATACTATTTTAAGTTTTCCCTCCTCACATTCTGAATCCTTAGAAAAAAAATCATCAGCTGGATCTATCTCAACTTCAAATACAGAAAAAACAGGAATAGTTGATGCAGAATTTGGAACCACTTATGGTCCGAAGTTTCTTTACAGAGAAATTCCTGTATATCCCCAGATTGCAAGAAGGCTTGGTAAAGAAGGTAAAGTTGTTTTAAGGCTTACTATTAATGAAAAAGGAGAACTTTTAAATGTAGAAGTCATAGAAGGAGCTCCCTATGGATTTACAGAGTCTGCTGTTGAGGCAGTAAAAAAATCAAAATTTTCCCCTGCAATTAAAAATGGTAAACCAGTAGCCTGCCGGGCAATTCTTCCTGTAAGGTTTGTTTTAAAGTAG
- a CDS encoding YkgJ family cysteine cluster protein, whose protein sequence is MLNINAIAPEELTEESKFKFRCYPGISCYRSCCKNIDIMLTPYCIMRLKNRFGMSSGEFLMQYTYVFIEPRSGYPFVFLNKNNDEEKTCPFLYEAGCSVYEDRPATCRYYPVGQASLKKFDMTDGITEEHYFFVKEPHCKGFNEDREWTVAEWRKAEGVDLYDDMNRGWKELFFKRNLKPEKLDERKAKAFYMACYDIDAFRRFVFESRFLQIFDVPEDRVEKMKKDETELMNFGFDYVKFLLMIKETLKLKHS, encoded by the coding sequence ATGTTAAACATTAATGCCATAGCTCCAGAGGAGCTAACAGAGGAGTCAAAGTTTAAGTTTCGTTGCTATCCCGGCATTTCCTGCTACAGGAGTTGCTGCAAGAACATTGATATAATGCTAACTCCCTATTGCATCATGAGATTAAAAAATAGATTTGGCATGTCATCTGGTGAATTTTTAATGCAGTATACCTATGTATTCATTGAGCCAAGAAGTGGTTACCCCTTTGTTTTTTTAAATAAAAATAATGATGAAGAGAAAACATGCCCATTTTTATATGAAGCGGGATGCTCTGTTTATGAGGATAGACCTGCTACATGCAGATATTATCCAGTTGGACAGGCTTCTCTTAAAAAGTTTGATATGACAGATGGAATAACAGAGGAGCATTATTTTTTTGTTAAAGAGCCTCACTGCAAAGGCTTTAATGAAGACAGAGAATGGACAGTGGCTGAATGGAGAAAGGCTGAGGGAGTTGACCTTTATGATGATATGAACAGAGGATGGAAAGAGCTTTTCTTTAAGAGAAATCTGAAGCCTGAAAAGCTTGATGAAAGAAAGGCTAAGGCATTTTATATGGCTTGCTATGACATTGATGCTTTCAGAAGATTTGTTTTTGAAAGCAGATTTCTTCAGATTTTTGATGTTCCTGAGGATAGAGTGGAAAAGATGAAGAAAGACGAAACAGAGTTGATGAATTTTGGATTTGACTACGTAAAATTTCTTTTGATGATTAAAGAGACGCTGAAATTAAAGCATAGTTGA
- a CDS encoding LL-diaminopimelate aminotransferase, giving the protein MEIHYAERIRTLPPYLFATIDQMKKEALSKGADLIDLSIGDPDIPTPSHIVEAMKKAVEKPEHHRYPSYEGMLSFRKAVSDWYKRRFNVNLDPEHEVLSLIGSKEGIGHIPLAFVDPGEIVLVPSPGYPVYPVGTKFAGGIPYFMPLKDENRFLPDLDSIPKDVCKKAKLMFINYPNNPTSAVADEEFYKKVVEFARKYNIIVCHDAAYSEVYYEEKPVSFMQIDGAKEVGIEFHSLSKTYNMTGWRIGFAVGNKEILSGLGKVKTNLDSGVFQAIQEASIVALETDDSILREIREIYRERRDVLYEGLKSAGFDVRKPMATFYLWAKVPRGTNSIDFVARLLKEAEVLCTPGVGFGEYGEGYIRFALTQSKERIKEAVERIRRLKL; this is encoded by the coding sequence ATGGAGATTCATTATGCAGAAAGAATCAGGACGCTTCCGCCTTATCTTTTTGCAACCATTGATCAAATGAAAAAAGAGGCTCTTTCAAAGGGTGCAGACTTAATTGATTTAAGCATTGGAGACCCTGATATTCCAACACCTTCTCATATTGTGGAGGCAATGAAAAAGGCTGTAGAAAAGCCAGAACATCATAGATATCCAAGTTATGAAGGAATGCTCTCATTCAGAAAAGCAGTATCAGACTGGTATAAGAGAAGATTTAATGTTAACCTTGACCCTGAACATGAGGTTTTAAGTCTTATTGGTTCAAAAGAAGGAATTGGTCATATCCCTCTTGCCTTTGTTGATCCTGGTGAGATTGTTCTTGTTCCTTCTCCCGGATATCCAGTTTATCCTGTGGGAACAAAGTTTGCCGGTGGCATTCCCTATTTTATGCCCCTTAAAGATGAAAACAGGTTTCTGCCCGATTTGGACTCAATTCCTAAGGATGTTTGTAAAAAAGCAAAGCTTATGTTCATAAACTATCCTAACAACCCAACCAGTGCTGTTGCTGATGAGGAGTTTTATAAAAAAGTTGTTGAATTTGCCAGAAAATATAATATTATTGTATGTCATGATGCAGCCTATTCAGAAGTTTATTACGAGGAAAAGCCTGTCAGTTTTATGCAGATAGATGGAGCTAAGGAAGTTGGTATAGAGTTTCATTCCCTCTCAAAAACCTATAATATGACAGGATGGAGAATAGGATTTGCTGTAGGAAATAAAGAAATTCTTTCAGGACTTGGAAAGGTTAAAACAAATCTTGACTCTGGTGTTTTTCAGGCAATTCAGGAAGCGAGCATAGTGGCTCTTGAAACAGATGATAGTATCTTAAGAGAAATAAGAGAGATTTACAGGGAAAGAAGAGATGTGTTGTACGAAGGACTTAAGTCAGCAGGATTTGATGTTAGAAAACCTATGGCAACATTTTATCTTTGGGCAAAAGTTCCACGTGGAACAAATTCAATAGATTTTGTTGCAAGGCTTTTAAAGGAAGCTGAGGTTTTATGTACACCAGGGGTTGGATTTGGTGAATATGGCGAAGGATACATAAGATTTGCTCTTACACAGTCTAAGGAAAGAATAAAAGAAGCAGTAGAAAGAATAAGGAGGCTTAAGCTGTGA
- the rlmN gene encoding 23S rRNA (adenine(2503)-C(2))-methyltransferase RlmN — protein sequence MILKNLKNYNAQEIEEIIKNEHLPLYRAKQIIHWIYKKFATSIDEITELPKSLRESLSKEYYIGNIKLVERKISKDSTEKFLWELEDKEKIESVLITDKSRLTLCISSQVGCPVKCRFCLTGRIGFKRNLHTWEIVDQFIQVSRLIKDENKRITNIVFMGMGEPLLNFENVVEALWRFKNLIEFSPRRITVSTAGIIPAIKELPHKAPSVKLAISLNASDEKTRTFIMPVNKKYPLHELLKTLREYPLKSRERITFEYVMLKGINSSEKDALRLGQILKGIPSKINLIPFNPWKGCELEKPDEWEILKFQQTLISQGYSVFIRKSKGQDILAACGQLKALYLCSTASTML from the coding sequence ATGATACTAAAAAATCTCAAGAATTACAATGCACAGGAAATTGAAGAAATTATAAAAAACGAGCATCTTCCTTTATACAGAGCAAAGCAGATCATTCACTGGATTTACAAAAAGTTTGCCACCTCAATTGATGAAATTACAGAATTGCCTAAATCACTTAGAGAAAGTTTATCTAAAGAATACTATATTGGCAACATTAAACTGGTTGAAAGAAAAATCAGCAAGGACAGCACTGAAAAATTTCTTTGGGAGCTGGAAGATAAAGAAAAAATTGAAAGTGTATTAATTACAGATAAAAGTAGATTAACACTTTGCATATCAAGTCAGGTTGGCTGTCCTGTCAAATGCAGATTTTGTCTTACAGGCAGAATTGGATTTAAAAGAAATCTCCATACATGGGAGATAGTTGACCAGTTTATTCAGGTAAGCAGGCTAATAAAAGATGAAAACAAAAGGATTACAAACATTGTTTTTATGGGAATGGGTGAGCCTCTGCTGAATTTTGAAAATGTTGTTGAAGCATTGTGGAGATTCAAAAATTTGATTGAATTTTCACCGCGAAGAATCACTGTTTCAACTGCTGGTATTATTCCAGCAATTAAGGAATTACCACACAAAGCTCCTTCAGTAAAACTCGCAATATCCCTTAATGCATCGGATGAAAAAACAAGAACCTTTATTATGCCAGTGAACAAAAAATATCCACTTCATGAGCTTCTAAAAACGCTGAGAGAGTATCCTCTGAAGTCAAGAGAAAGAATAACCTTTGAGTATGTAATGCTTAAAGGAATTAACTCCTCTGAAAAAGATGCTTTAAGGCTCGGACAGATTCTCAAAGGAATACCATCAAAAATAAATCTCATTCCCTTCAATCCATGGAAAGGATGTGAGCTTGAAAAACCTGATGAATGGGAGATACTTAAATTTCAGCAAACATTGATATCCCAGGGCTATTCTGTGTTTATCAGAAAAAGCAAAGGACAGGACATCCTCGCCGCCTGTGGACAGTTAAAAGCCCTTTATCTTTGCAGCACAGCTTCAACTATGCTTTAA
- a CDS encoding vitamin B12-dependent ribonucleotide reductase has product MELTDNAIEVLKRRYLKKDEEGKIIETPEELFRRVAIAIAQIDAMYGKSEKEVNKTKEEFYELMTTLKFLPNSPTLMNAGTPLGQLSACFVLPVEDSMEGIFDAVKYAAIIHKSGGGTGFSFSRLRPKGDVVGSTKGISSGPVSFMSVFDSATEAVKQGGRRRGANMGLLRVDHPDILEFIKCKDDLTKFTNFNISVGLTEEFMRAVINDEEYDLINPRTGKAVKRLKAKEVFDLIVHQAWKNGEPGIVFLDRINAANPTPLLGEIEATNPCGEQPLLPYESCNLGSINLAKMVRGDSVDWELLRSTVWKAVHFLDNVIDANKYPLTIIEKNTKANRKIGLGVMGWADMLVQLRIPYNSKEALSLAEELMKFILQEGRLASQELAKERGTFPNYEKSIYYGKMPLRNATITTIAPTGTLSIIAGCSSGIEPLFAICFARNVMDGTRLVEVNPYFRKEMEKLGLWSDALAEKIAETGSIQEIKEIPEEIKKIFVTAHEISPSEHVRMQAAFQQYVDNAVSKTVNLPNHATEDDVREVYLLAYRLGCKGVTVYRDGSRQGQVIQKTKTEAQSTPLTLKPRKRPEVLKGVTRLMKTGCGNLYVTINQDHEGKPFEVFTNIGKAGGCAASQAEAIGRLISLALRSGIEPEEIVKQLKGISCHAPVWSGNGKITSCSDAIAKAIEAEIRESYHSKTGDSKASDGSPTQKLQNSKLTVQSSDDEAAHYGACPECGSALSYEEGCVICHSCGFTRCS; this is encoded by the coding sequence GTGGAGCTAACAGACAATGCAATAGAAGTTTTAAAAAGGAGATACCTTAAAAAAGATGAAGAGGGTAAAATCATAGAAACACCAGAAGAGTTATTTCGTCGGGTAGCCATAGCAATTGCTCAAATAGACGCAATGTACGGTAAATCTGAAAAGGAGGTCAATAAAACAAAAGAGGAATTCTACGAGCTTATGACTACACTTAAATTCTTACCAAACTCTCCCACTTTAATGAATGCCGGAACTCCTCTTGGACAACTCAGCGCCTGCTTTGTCTTGCCTGTGGAAGACTCTATGGAAGGAATTTTTGATGCTGTCAAGTATGCAGCAATCATACATAAATCAGGAGGTGGCACAGGTTTTAGCTTTTCTCGTCTCAGGCCCAAAGGAGATGTGGTGGGCTCAACAAAGGGAATAAGTTCAGGACCTGTATCCTTCATGAGTGTTTTTGATTCGGCAACAGAGGCTGTAAAACAGGGAGGAAGGCGCAGAGGTGCTAACATGGGGCTTCTGAGAGTTGACCATCCGGATATTTTAGAGTTTATAAAATGCAAAGATGACCTTACAAAATTTACAAACTTTAATATTTCTGTTGGACTTACAGAAGAGTTTATGAGAGCAGTTATAAATGATGAAGAATACGATCTAATAAATCCAAGAACAGGTAAGGCTGTAAAAAGGCTTAAAGCTAAGGAAGTTTTTGATCTGATAGTGCATCAGGCATGGAAAAATGGTGAACCAGGAATTGTTTTCCTTGATAGAATTAATGCCGCCAATCCAACACCTCTACTTGGAGAAATTGAAGCAACAAATCCCTGTGGAGAACAACCTCTTTTACCATATGAGTCCTGTAATCTTGGCTCAATAAATCTTGCAAAAATGGTAAGAGGAGACTCTGTTGACTGGGAGCTTCTGAGAAGCACTGTATGGAAGGCTGTTCATTTTCTTGATAATGTAATTGATGCAAATAAATATCCATTGACTATCATAGAAAAAAATACAAAGGCAAACAGAAAAATAGGGCTTGGTGTGATGGGCTGGGCTGACATGCTTGTTCAGTTAAGAATTCCTTATAATTCAAAAGAAGCTCTAAGTCTGGCAGAAGAATTGATGAAGTTTATACTTCAGGAAGGAAGGTTGGCTTCTCAGGAACTGGCAAAGGAAAGAGGAACATTTCCTAATTATGAAAAAAGCATTTATTACGGAAAAATGCCTTTAAGAAATGCGACTATAACCACAATTGCACCAACAGGGACACTGAGCATAATTGCAGGATGTTCATCTGGAATTGAACCACTTTTTGCCATATGTTTTGCAAGAAATGTGATGGATGGAACACGCCTTGTAGAAGTTAACCCTTATTTCAGAAAAGAAATGGAAAAATTAGGACTCTGGTCTGATGCTTTAGCTGAAAAGATAGCTGAAACAGGTTCAATTCAGGAAATTAAAGAAATCCCTGAGGAGATTAAGAAAATATTTGTTACAGCTCACGAAATTTCTCCATCTGAACATGTGCGCATGCAGGCAGCTTTTCAACAATATGTTGACAATGCAGTAAGTAAAACAGTAAATCTTCCAAATCATGCAACAGAGGATGATGTAAGAGAGGTTTATCTTCTTGCCTATCGTCTTGGATGCAAAGGCGTTACTGTTTATAGAGACGGCTCAAGACAGGGACAGGTCATACAGAAGACTAAAACAGAAGCTCAAAGCACTCCTTTAACTCTTAAACCAAGAAAAAGACCTGAGGTTCTGAAAGGAGTTACAAGATTGATGAAAACAGGCTGTGGAAATCTTTATGTAACAATAAATCAAGATCATGAAGGAAAACCCTTTGAAGTCTTTACAAATATAGGCAAAGCAGGTGGATGCGCAGCTTCTCAGGCAGAAGCAATTGGAAGGCTTATATCTCTTGCCCTAAGAAGCGGAATTGAACCAGAAGAAATAGTAAAACAACTTAAAGGAATATCCTGTCATGCTCCTGTGTGGTCAGGTAATGGAAAGATCACAAGCTGTTCAGATGCCATTGCAAAGGCAATTGAGGCTGAAATAAGAGAAAGTTACCATAGCAAGACAGGTGATTCAAAAGCCTCAGACGGCTCACCAACTCAAAAGCTTCAAAATTCAAAATTAACAGTTCAAAGTTCAGATGATGAAGCAGCTCATTACGGTGCATGTCCTGAATGTGGAAGTGCACTTTCTTATGAAGAAGGATGCGTTATCTGTCACAGTTGTGGATTTACCAGATGTAGCTGA
- a CDS encoding sulfite exporter TauE/SafE family protein, with amino-acid sequence MKESIIIVAGICILSFISGMLGLGVAFAAIPFLGVFMEDLVHQVQPLSLLLNGVTALLSTLGFAKSGFVDWRKAIPLSIITTVSAPIGAYIVQFVNQKYVWIIYFVAIFCCSILSCL; translated from the coding sequence ATGAAAGAAAGCATCATAATCGTTGCAGGTATCTGTATTCTATCCTTTATTTCAGGAATGCTTGGGCTTGGAGTTGCCTTTGCTGCCATTCCCTTTTTAGGAGTTTTCATGGAAGATTTAGTTCATCAGGTTCAACCTTTAAGTCTTTTACTGAACGGTGTTACTGCTCTGCTTTCCACCTTAGGATTTGCAAAAAGTGGATTTGTGGACTGGAGGAAAGCCATTCCCTTATCCATTATAACAACAGTCTCTGCTCCCATTGGTGCATATATTGTTCAATTTGTTAACCAGAAATATGTCTGGATTATATATTTTGTTGCTATATTTTGTTGCAGTATTTTATCTTGTCTATAG
- a CDS encoding secondary thiamine-phosphate synthase enzyme YjbQ: MKTLTVKTSSREEFVDITDEVEMVVRDSGIKNGVCYLYVPHTTAGITINEGADPSVKKDILNALKKIAPYGAGYLHMEGNADSHIKTTIVGSSVTVFIEDGNLILGQWQSIFFCEFDGPRTRKVYLKIIKQEE, from the coding sequence ATGAAGACATTAACAGTAAAAACTTCTTCAAGAGAAGAATTTGTTGATATCACAGATGAAGTTGAAATGGTTGTTAGAGATAGCGGAATTAAAAACGGAGTGTGTTACCTATATGTTCCTCACACCACAGCAGGCATAACCATTAACGAAGGTGCTGACCCTTCAGTAAAAAAGGACATCCTAAATGCATTAAAAAAGATTGCGCCCTATGGTGCAGGATACCTTCACATGGAGGGCAATGCAGACAGCCATATTAAAACAACAATTGTGGGTTCATCAGTGACTGTTTTTATTGAAGATGGTAATCTCATTTTAGGACAATGGCAGAGTATATTTTTCTGTGAGTTTGATGGGCCAAGAACAAGAAAAGTTTATTTAAAAATAATTAAACAGGAGGAATAA
- a CDS encoding ferritin family protein, which yields MLSKIPFSMENLEQGDINRQILRIGLIAELDAINLYEQLASLTDDEKIKAVFLDIAREEKTHVGEFLTLLLMNDEEQEDELEEGKEEVEELFEEEEE from the coding sequence ATGCTTTCCAAAATACCTTTTTCAATGGAAAATTTAGAACAGGGCGATATTAACAGACAAATTTTAAGAATAGGGCTTATTGCGGAGCTTGATGCTATCAATCTCTATGAACAGCTTGCTTCATTAACAGATGATGAAAAGATTAAAGCTGTTTTTCTTGACATTGCAAGAGAAGAAAAAACCCATGTTGGTGAATTTCTCACCCTTCTTCTTATGAATGATGAGGAACAGGAAGATGAGCTTGAAGAAGGGAAAGAGGAAGTTGAAGAATTGTTTGAGGAAGAGGAAGAATAG
- a CDS encoding YtxH domain-containing protein: MREEGKILAAFLLGGVIGAAVALLYAPKSGQETRKEIKKKAKELKKKTVRAAEELYEEIEELSEMLKEKLKDIKERGQELSSDAKKEVLNQIEKLTKIIDDKKKKLLEKLD; this comes from the coding sequence ATGAGAGAGGAAGGTAAGATTTTGGCAGCTTTTCTTTTAGGAGGAGTAATTGGAGCAGCTGTGGCACTTCTTTATGCACCAAAGTCAGGGCAAGAAACAAGAAAAGAAATTAAAAAGAAAGCTAAAGAGCTTAAGAAAAAAACTGTCAGAGCAGCGGAAGAGCTTTATGAAGAGATTGAGGAACTTTCAGAAATGCTTAAAGAGAAACTTAAAGATATTAAAGAGCGTGGTCAGGAATTAAGCTCAGATGCTAAAAAAGAAGTTTTAAATCAGATTGAAAAGCTTACAAAAATAATTGACGACAAAAAGAAGAAGCTTCTGGAGAAGCTTGATTGA
- a CDS encoding co-chaperone GroES family protein: MKTQRKLIIVGDRVLIEPDERMETRAGLFLPPTVKEKDKVLGGRVIKVGPGYPVNDISVVLEEPWKQTNAEPIRYIPLQAQEGDYALFLKDAGIEIEFEEKKYLIVPHSAILALIRTTIVEDDEDDRGF; the protein is encoded by the coding sequence ATGAAAACACAGAGAAAGTTAATAATAGTGGGAGACAGGGTTCTCATTGAACCGGATGAGAGAATGGAAACACGGGCAGGACTCTTTTTACCTCCCACTGTAAAAGAAAAAGACAAAGTTCTTGGTGGAAGAGTTATAAAAGTGGGACCCGGTTATCCTGTTAACGACATCTCAGTTGTTCTTGAAGAACCTTGGAAACAGACAAACGCTGAACCCATAAGATATATACCTCTTCAGGCTCAGGAAGGTGATTATGCACTTTTTCTTAAAGATGCAGGAATTGAAATAGAATTTGAGGAAAAAAAGTATCTAATTGTGCCTCATTCTGCAATTCTTGCACTTATAAGAACGACAATTGTAGAGGATGATGAAGATGATAGAGGATTTTAA
- a CDS encoding sodium:calcium antiporter, protein MTTDIFLLLFNLFLILLSAEIFTNGIEVFGKRLALSQAVTGSILAAVGTALPETILPLVAILLHKGEAGHSIGIGAILGAPFMLATLAFLMIGLTVVAGYVSKRRTFVFEAEIPTVRRDLVFFLIMYSSGIFLPMFLKKHIVVALLLLFGYIAYLYVTVKSESEGILHEEKLYFDKIFGKVLPVKRFETFFSLAQVLIALFIMIEGAHGFVSALQHFSLKIGFDPLLFALLIAPIATELPEKFNSVTWTFKGRDTLAMGNVTGAMVFQSTFPVSVGIIFTDWDITGYALLSACLAILAVAIILGGILIKKRISPFILILSGSFYLIYALLIIKPF, encoded by the coding sequence ATGACAACAGATATTTTTCTACTACTTTTTAATCTTTTCTTGATATTATTGAGCGCGGAGATTTTCACCAACGGCATTGAAGTGTTCGGGAAAAGACTCGCCCTTAGTCAGGCAGTTACAGGAAGTATACTGGCTGCAGTAGGCACAGCTCTTCCTGAAACGATTCTTCCTCTAGTTGCTATTTTACTGCATAAAGGAGAGGCAGGACATAGTATTGGTATCGGCGCAATTCTCGGTGCTCCTTTTATGCTTGCCACACTGGCTTTTTTAATGATAGGATTAACTGTTGTTGCTGGATATGTTTCAAAAAGGAGAACCTTTGTCTTTGAAGCTGAAATTCCAACAGTGAGAAGGGATTTAGTTTTTTTTCTAATTATGTATTCTTCAGGAATCTTTTTACCCATGTTTTTAAAAAAACACATAGTAGTTGCCCTTTTACTTCTGTTTGGATACATTGCCTATTTATATGTTACTGTCAAGAGTGAAAGTGAAGGAATTTTACATGAGGAAAAACTCTATTTTGATAAAATCTTTGGAAAAGTTCTGCCAGTAAAGAGATTTGAAACTTTTTTTTCACTCGCCCAGGTTTTGATTGCTCTTTTTATAATGATTGAAGGTGCACATGGATTTGTTTCTGCGCTGCAGCATTTTTCTCTGAAGATAGGATTTGACCCTCTTTTGTTTGCTCTTTTGATTGCTCCTATTGCAACAGAGCTTCCTGAAAAGTTTAATTCTGTAACATGGACCTTCAAAGGAAGGGATACCTTAGCGATGGGAAATGTAACAGGCGCAATGGTTTTTCAGTCAACCTTTCCTGTTTCAGTAGGAATTATTTTTACGGACTGGGATATTACAGGTTATGCTCTTTTGAGTGCCTGTCTTGCAATTTTAGCAGTAGCAATAATTTTAGGGGGAATCCTCATAAAAAAAAGGATTTCCCCCTTTATTTTAATTTTATCAGGCTCCTTTTATCTGATATATGCGTTGCTTATTATAAAGCCCTTTTAG
- a CDS encoding TIGR00730 family Rossman fold protein, producing the protein MIEDFKSSDTWRVFRIQSELVEGFETLHGIGPAVSIFGSSRLTEENFYYQEAFKVGKLLSEAGFSIITGGGPGIMEAANKGAKLGKGKSIGLNIELPHEQHPNKYLDISLNFRYFFVRKLMFIKYSIGFVIFPGGFGTLDELFEALTLVQTGKILSFPIILYSSTYWKGLLEWFKNSPKNLGAISLDDFKYFEVIDNPEAVCSYLKNYLTKLEVPIPPLHHE; encoded by the coding sequence ATGATAGAGGATTTTAAGTCTTCTGATACATGGCGAGTATTCAGGATTCAATCAGAGCTTGTTGAGGGCTTTGAAACACTGCATGGGATTGGTCCTGCAGTTTCAATATTTGGAAGTTCCAGATTAACAGAAGAAAATTTTTATTATCAGGAAGCATTCAAAGTGGGAAAACTGCTGAGTGAGGCTGGTTTTTCAATAATTACAGGCGGTGGTCCCGGGATAATGGAAGCTGCTAATAAAGGCGCTAAACTGGGTAAAGGAAAATCTATTGGATTGAATATTGAGCTTCCTCATGAGCAGCATCCCAATAAATATCTTGATATTTCTTTAAACTTCAGATATTTTTTCGTAAGAAAGCTGATGTTTATAAAATACTCAATTGGATTTGTTATTTTCCCAGGTGGTTTCGGAACCCTTGATGAGCTTTTTGAAGCTCTCACCCTTGTTCAAACAGGTAAAATTCTTTCATTTCCCATAATTCTTTATAGTTCTACTTACTGGAAAGGACTTCTTGAATGGTTTAAAAACTCCCCTAAAAATCTTGGTGCCATAAGCCTTGATGACTTTAAATACTTTGAAGTAATTGACAATCCTGAGGCAGTCTGCAGTTATCTTAAAAATTATCTTACAAAGCTTGAAGTTCCTATACCACCTCTTCATCACGAATGA